The following proteins are encoded in a genomic region of Hirundo rustica isolate bHirRus1 chromosome 3, bHirRus1.pri.v3, whole genome shotgun sequence:
- the LOC120750667 gene encoding taste receptor type 2 member 7-like — protein MEACHSPQLYNVTSYGATTLAITTLEVFAGMWINAFIVSVLCIGWIKKKTLNSNEKILLLLGFSRFCFLCFSWIYAFLSEIYPYCLQVHPIFQLLQSACSIFSCSSLLVSACLCVFYCIKIANFRNSFFIYLKVKIDRMVSWLLFGSVIFSLIVGILVYNTVDKAVCKNHDITCLGNSWKETVGTEEHFYLIVFLIGFLHTTSFMVVIFSALFLLFSLWRHKCKMQTNSMKDLSTEAHTKAMKSILSFLVMYSINFVSLILSLVYSTKYTSQAIFTVYIIQHAYPGIHSLILIFSNPKLEKALLKILSCVKCKFFMK, from the coding sequence ATGGAAGCTTGTCACTCTCCACAGTTATACAATGTCACCTCCTATGGGGCCACAACTTTGGCCATCACCACCCTGGAGGTGTTTGCTGGCATGTGGATAAATGCTTTCATAgtttctgtgctttgcattgGCTGgatcaaaaagaaaaccctaAACTCAAATGAGAAGATCTTACTGCTGTTGGGATTCTccaggttttgctttttgtgcttCTCATGGATATATGCCTTTCTCTCAGAAATTTATCCCTATTGCCTTCAGGTTCATCCCATATTTCAACTACTTCAAAGTGCTTGTTCCATTTTTAGTTGTTCCAGCTTGTTGGTTTCCGCCTGTCTTTGTGTTTTTTACTGCATAAAAATTGCCAATTTCAGGAACAGCTTCTTCATCTACCTGAAAGTAAAGATTGATAGGATGGTGTCATGGCTTTTGTTCGGGTCAGTGATTTTCTCCCTGATTGTTGGAATTCTTGTTTACAACACTGTTGATAAAGCTGTCTGTAAAAACCACGACATCACCTGCCTTGGTAATTCTTGGAAAGAAACTGTCGGAACAGAGGAACATTTTTACCTGATTGTTTTTCTTATTGGCTTTTTACATACCACATCATTCATGGTGGTcatcttttctgctctttttcttctcttttctctctggagACACAAGTGCAAGATGCAGACAAACTCCATGAAGGACCTCAGCACGGAAGCCCACACCAAAGCCATGAAATCAATTCTCTCCTTCTTAGTGATGTACAGCATCAACTTTGTATCTTTGATCTTGAGTCTAGTTTATTCAACAAAGTACACTAGTCAGGCGATATTTACTGTTTACATAATTCAGCATGCTTATCCTGGTATCCATTCACTTATTCTGATTTTCAGCAATCCCAAGCTGGAAAAGGCACTGCTAAAGATTCTCTCCTGTGTGAAGTGCAAGTTTTTCATGAAGTAG
- the LOC120750605 gene encoding taste receptor type 2 member 40-like yields the protein MEACHSPQQHNVTSYGATTVAITTLEAFAGMWINAFIVSVLCFGWVKKKTMNSNEKILLLLSCSRISYLCFSWLYCSLSITYPNYLYIQLTFQLIVFFQSFFNCSNLWVSACLCGFYCIKIANFRNSFFIYLKVKADKIVPWLLLISVLSALSIGIIAYDLADTKLSNNRSSTGQGNFSTVSDKMDENFFQIYFIYGFGIVTSFTAVICSALLLLFSLWRHKRKMQKNSTNSPSMDAHIKAMKSILSFFIMYSFNFIFLMLSLIPSRKEENYMAFLSLLFLFAFPGVHSLILIFSNPKLEKTLIGILSCVKCKDCMR from the coding sequence ATGGAAGCTTGTCACTCTCCACAGCAACACAATGTCACCTCATATGGGGCCACAACTGTGGCCATCACCACCCTGGAGGCGTTTGCTGGCATGTGGATTAATGCTTTCATAgtttctgtgctttgctttggctgggtcaaaaagaaaaccatgaaCTCAAATGAGAAgatcttgctgctgctgagctgctccaggattTCTTATTTGTGCTTCTCATGGTTATATTGCTCCCTTTCAATAACTTATCCCAATTACCTTTACATTCAGCTCACATTTCAGCtaattgtattttttcaaagcttttttaatTGTTCCAACTTGTGGGTTTCAGCCTgtctttgtggtttttattGCATAAAAATTGCCAATTTCAGGAACAGCTTCTTCATCTACCTGAAAGTAAAAGCTGACAAGATTGTACCCTGGCTTTTGTTGATATCAGTGCTTTCAGCCTTGTCTATTGGCATCATTGCCTATGACCTGGCCGATACAAAGCTAAGTAACAACCGCAGTTCCACTGGACAAGGAAATTTTTCAACAGTGAGTGACAAAATGGATGAAAATTTTTTCCAGATATATTTTATCTATGGCTTTGGAATTGTCACTTCTTTCACAGCAGTCATCTGTTCtgcccttctccttctcttttctctctggagACACAAACGCAAGATGCAGAAAAACTCCACGAACAGCCCCAGCATGGATGCCCACATCAAAGCCATGAAATCGATTCTCTCCTTCTTTATAATGTATAGTTTTAACTTCATATTTTTGATGTTGTCATTAATTCCttcaagaaaggaagaaaattacatgGCGTTTCTTAGTTTActatttctgtttgcttttccaggTGTTCATTCCCTTATTCTGATTTTCAGCAATCCCAAGCTGGAGAAGACACTGATAGGGATTCTATCCTGCGTCAAGTGCAAGGATTGCATGAGATAG
- the LOC120750938 gene encoding taste receptor type 2 member 40-like, whose product MEACYSPQQHNVTSYGATTVAITTLEAFAGMWINAFIVSVLCIGWIKKKTLNSNEKILLLLGCSRFCSLWFSWAYSFLSFIYPNYLYVHPRLQLALFFQAFFTHCNLWFSACLCAFYCVKIANFRNSFFIYLKVKIDRMVPWLFLGSGILSLAIGIIAYDVADKPHCNNLNSTGQGNFGSANIKMDTYFFPSFFLTGFEYAASFMAVIFAAVFLLFSLWRHKCKMQTNSMKDLSMEAHIRAMKSIFSFLVMYSINFVCLVLKMVYVTKKGSYMTFLIVVFQYTFPSLHSLILIFSNPKLEKTLLKILPLDRSVKRKVCMS is encoded by the coding sequence ATGGAAGCTTGTTACTCTCCACAGCAACACAATGTCACCTCATATGGGGCCACAACTGTGGCCATCACCACCCTGGAGGCGTTTGCTGGCATGTGGATAAATGCTTTCATCgtttctgtgctttgcattgGCTGgatcaaaaagaaaaccctgaacTCAAATGAGAAGATCTTGCTGCTGTTGGGATGCTCcaggttttgttctttgtggTTCTCATGGGCATattcatttctttcatttatttatccTAATTACCTTTATGTTCACCCCAGACTTCAACtagctttattttttcaagcattttttaCTCATTGCAACTTGTGGTTTTCTGCCTGTCTTTGTGCTTTTTATTGTGTAAAAATTGCCAATTTCAGGAACAGCTTCTTCATCTACCTGAAAGTAAAAATTGACAGGATGGTGCCCTGGCTCTTCTTGGGGTCAGGGATTCTATCTCTGGCTATCGGCATCATTGCCTATGACGTTGCTGATAAACCGCACTGCAATAACCTCAATTCCACCGGACAAGGAAATTTTGGGagtgcaaatattaaaatggatacatattttttcccttctttttttctcactggcTTTGAATATGCTGCTTCATTCATGGCAGTcatctttgctgctgttttccttctcttttctctctggagACACAAATGCAAGATGCAGACAAACTCCATGAAGGACCTCAGCATGGAAGCCCACATCAGAGCAATGAAAtctattttctccttcttaGTGATGTACAGCATCAACTTTGTATGTTTGGTGTTAAAAATGGTTTATGTGACAAAGAAGGGAAGTTACATGACATTTCTCATTGTAGTATTTCAGTACACTTTTCCGAGTCTTCACTCCCTTATTCTGATTTTCAGCAATCCCAAATTAGAAAAGACACTGCTAAAGATTCTTCCTTTAGATAGAAGTGTGAAGCGCAAGGTTTGTATGAGTTAG